The window GGCAATGGCGCCGTCGGCGTGCCAGGTGACGCGGCCAAGCTGGACGATCTGGATCGTCTTTATGCTCGCGTCCAGGCCGACCACGGAAGACTCGATGTGCTGTTCGCCAATGCCGGCACCGCCTCGACCGAAGCCAAGCCGTTGGGGATGATCGGAGAAGAAGACTTCGATGGGCTCTTCAACCTGAATGTGCGCGGACTGTTGTTCAGCGTGCAGAAGGCGCTGCCTTTGATGTCGCAAGGGGGCGCAATCGTCCTCAACGGTTCCGTCGCCGGCGTCAAAGGATTTCCGGGCCAGTCGCTGTACAACGCCAGCAAGGCAGCGGTGCGCTCGTTCGCGCGCAGTTGGACGGCGGATCTCAAGGAGCGGGGAATCCGTGTGAACGTGGTGGCGCCCGGCGGAACCGAGACGCGCCTGATGCGCGATTACCTTGAGGCACGTCCCGGGATGGAAGACGTATTGAAGCAAGTTGTTCCCCTGGGGCGTCTAGGCGAGCCGGATGAGATCGGGCGCGCGGTGCTGTTCCTGGCGTCGGCCGAGAGCAGCTACATCGCGGGTGTCGAGTTGTTCGTGGATGGGGGCTCTGTCGCTGTCTAGGGCAAGACAACCTAGTGCAAGTGTTCAGCGCTCTTGCGCGCTAATCGGTGAACCCGCCTTCAGTGATCGAAGGCGGTTTCCTCCCGCCAGCTCAACGGCGTGCAATCGATTTCCCAGTATTGAGGACCGCACCAGAAATGATGCCGAAGATCCGATCTGCCCGCGAGGCATGGGAAGGCTGCTCGCGCAGCCAGGCCAGCGCTGCGATGAGGTCGAACAGTTCTGCTCCGTCCAGGTCGGCGCGCGCCTTGCCATCGGCCTGCGCGCGAGACAGCAGCGCGGCGCCTGCGGCGCGCAAGCTGACGCATGAGGCGTGCAACGCGGACTCATGATCTTCGATGGCGCTCACCATGGGCGCAATCACGCCGCGATGCTCGTGCGTGAAGGCAATGATTTCCTGCAACCACTCCATCAGCGCGGCAGCGGAATCGTCCGCGGCCTGCAGCTCATCGGCCCTCTCGGCCAAGGCCTCGAAGCTCGAGCGCAGCAGTGCCTCCAGCAGGGCTTCACGGGTCGGGAAATGGCGATACAGCGTGCCCAGGCCGACCTCGGCTCGGCGGGCGATATCCCGCAAGGAAGCATCGCTTCCCTGTTCCATGAAGACCGTCCTGGCAACATTCAACAGGTGGTCGTAGTTCTTTTTTGCATCTGCGCGCATAGGGCTCCTTGACAAACGGAACACAGCTCCGTATATTCGGAGCACTGTTCCGATCACGATACCCCATTTTGTCAAAAGGAGAAAGCCATGACGCCAGCAACCATGAAGGCCATCCAACAGCATGCGTTCGGCGGACCCGAGGTCCTGCGCTATGAAGACGCCCCCGTTCCCGAACTGCAACCTGGGGAGGTGCTGGTGCGCGTGCACGCGGTTGGCCTCAATCCGCCTGACTGGTATTTGCGCGAAGGCTACAAGATGTTGCCGCCAGAATGGCAGCCGACGGTCGCCTTCCCCTTGATCCTTGGCACCGATATTTCCGGGGTAGTCGAGGCTGTGGCCGATGACGTCAAGGACTTTGCTGTCGGCGACGAGGTGTATTCGATGGTGCGCTTCCCCAGCGGCCTGGCTGGTGGCAGCCGGGCGTATGCGCAATACGTCAGCGTTGCGGCAAGCGAGATCGCGCTCAAGCCCCAGCGCATCAGCCACGCGCAGGCTGCTGCGGCGCCGATGTCCTTGCTGACCGCATGGCAGTTCATGATCGAGCTGGGGCACGATATACAGAATCCGCTCCAGCCACACCGGCATGAACCCGTGCCGCTGAAGGACAAGACCGTCGTCGTCAACGGTGCGGCGGGTGGCGTGGGCCATTTCGCGCTGCAATTGGCGAAATGGAAAGGGGCGCGCGTCATCGCCATCGGTTCGGGCGGGCATGAGGCGTTCCTGCGCGACCTGGGTGCTGATGAGTTCATCGATTACACCAGAAGTGCCGCTGAAGACGTGCTCAGTGATGTCGACCTTGTCATCGACGCAGTCGGCGGACCGGCCTCGGGGCGCTTCTTGCGCACGCTCAAACGAGGTGGTGCGCTGTTTCCGATATTCCCGCTGGGCTTCTCCGGCGCAGAAGAAGCGGCCAGACTGGGGGTCAATGTCTCGACGACACAGGTCCGTTCAAGCGGCGCGCAACTTCAGCAGCTTGCCGGCCTGCTCGACAGCGGGGTAGTCCGCGTCGCCATCGACAGTACGTTTGCCCTGCAGGATGCTGGCAAGGCGCATGAGCGCGCGGCACAAGGGCATATCCGTGGAAAGATCGTCCTGTCCGTCATCGATCAAGGGTGAGCTCCATGGCGTCGCTCAAGGAAGCCATCGAGGATCTCTTCAACAACCGGCTGCTCACTGCCGAGGAGGCCGTGGATCGGCACTTCGCGCCGACGTTTCGTCAACGCGTGAATGGAAGCTGGATCGACCGCGCCAGCTTTCTGGCTGCCATCGTTTCACTGCGGGCATCGGTGGATCGCGTCGAGGTCACGGTGCTCGATGAATTGTCGGAGGGCAGCCGTTATGCCGAGCGCCATCTGATCGATCTGTCAAAGCGCGACGGCAAACAGTTACGCCAAGAGGTGTATGTGTTTGCGCAGCGCGCTGACGATGGCCGCTTCGGCCAGATCGAGGAGACTACGCTAGCGCTCGGCGCTTGATGCAGTCTCAGTGCGCCCCTCCCCTAGATCGACCGCACTCTTCCACACCCCGTCTGCGCGTGGCCAATCATCTTGGTCAAGCCAACGCCGCCTGGGTCTCTGCAACCAGCACCCGCACCAGTTCAGCCGCAGGAATGGCTTCGGCACGTCGGCGGCTCATCCCTGCGGCCTGCCCGGCCCAGAGCGACATGAACTCGGGGCGGTTGGCCTGGCCAGCGGCTTTGCGGATTTCGGTAGTCAGTGCATGCTGGACCGGATAGGCGGGCAGCTCCTGCTCGTATCGCCCCATGCGCAGCATGAAGTCGTTGAGGATGCCGCGCGCCGGGCGGCCGGTAAATGTCCGGGTGGTGCGCGTGGAGGTGTCGGTGGAGAGGCGGATCTTTTCCTGCCATGCCGCGTGGATGGGGGACTCCGCCGTCATCAGGAAAGCCGTTCCGAGCTGCGCGGCCTGCGCGCCCAATGTCAATGCGGCTGCGATGCCGCGGCCATCCATGATGCCGCCTGCAGCGATGACAGGAAGCGCGACTGCATCGACGATCTGCGGCACGAGCGCCAGGGTGCCGATCATGCTGGCGTCGGGATGACCGATGAAGGTCCCGCGGTGGCCGCCAGCCTCGGCCCCCTGTGCGCAAATGGCATCGGCGCCATTGGCTTGCCAGGCAAGCGCCTCGGCCACGTTGGTGGCGGTTCCGATGACCAGGCTGCCGGCAGCGTGCAGGCGCTCGATGGACGCTGCGTCGAGCAGGCCGAAGGTAAAACTCGCCACCGGCGCCTTCAGCGCGATGAGCGCATCAAGCTGCTCACGAAATTCTTCGCAGTATCGCTCGGGCGCGGCTGCCGGCGGCAGGCCCAGCTCGGCCCGTATAGGCTGCAGCCGGTCCAGCGCGTCACGGATCTCGCCGGGCGTCGGCGCGGGTGTTTCCAGGACAAAAAGATTGACGCAGAAAGGTTTGGTGGTCAGGGAACGAATGGCGTTGACCTTCGTGCGCATCGTCTGGACATCGAAATTGGCCGCCGCCAGCGCACCGATGCCGCCGGCATTGGAAACCGCCGCGACCATCTCCGGCGTGGAACCGCCATTCATGGGGCCCTGGACGATGGGAAAATCGATGCCGAACTTGCGGGTCAGCGGGGTGGACAGTGAACGTGGCATCAGCGGTATCTCTCGATAGGGAAGAAAAACGGATGACTTGATTCTTCAAGTAATCGGGGCATTCGGCCAATGCCATTTTTCTTCTTGCAGTGTGGAGGTGGATGGCCTATGCCGGCCTGCGGCCTCAGCCATTATCCGCTTATACCCTGAAGATCCCTCCAGGCATATTCCAGTTGCAGGGCGACCAGGTCCGCAGTACTGCGTCCATACCGCTGGGAGATCGCCCCGAGCGACCGCTCCAGGTGCGCCGCAGGAGGGATATCTCCCGCCAGCGTAAGCGTCAGGCCGCTGGCCTTGCTGTTCTTGTCCGCGTCTGCCTGCACCGGCTGGGCATGCAACAGCAGGCCATCTTGGCTCATCACTTCGGATTGTTGTGCGATGAGCACAGCCTGGGAACGATAGGTCCGCGACCAGGGATCGGCAGTCAAGGCCAAGGCGATCCCATCGACACCTGGCTCGACCAAGATCCGGACCTCTTCATGCAGATAGAAGGCGGCGCGATTGGCGATCACGCGCCAGAGGTGGCGTGCCTCCAGTTGAAAACCTGCGCTCTCATGCTGGGCGCTGTAACCGGCTAGCCCCAGCTGCGCGGCCAAGCGCCGTGCGGCCGCCGCTCCGGCAATGGCTTCGACGATGGCCAGCGAGGCCGGGATCGAGGCGGTTACGCCAGTGGTGGTCATGACGCTGCGGTCTACCACGTATCGGCGATCGCGTATCCAGCGCAGGGTCGGATGGGCGCTGCGCAGGTCGTCGATGGCATACCAGTGGGTGGTGGCGTCGCGTCCGTCCAGAAGCCCGGCCTTTCCGAGGACCTTGGCTCCTTCGCAGATACCCGCAATGAAGGCATCGCCGGCGAACTGCTTCTTGATCCATGCAATGATCCGCGCATCCCCCTCGCCATGGAAGGCCGGGACGATCACGTAGTCGGCCCCCTCCGGGTGCATCGCATCGAAGGCATCGAGCGTCTGTTGCGACGTCATCGACAGTGCGGGCATGAGCGTAATGCTACCCGCCAGCGGGGAGACGACGACGACGTCAGCCGCGCCCGAGCGCGTCAGGATCGCATGGGGAATCATCAGGTCGGTGGTCTCGGTACCGATATTGTCGGCCACGATGGCGACCAGCGGGCGCTTGCGTTTGGCCGGACGTGGTGGCGCTACGTCCGCGTTTGCGCTCACTGCATGGCTACCAGCAGAGACCACTACAATGGCAGCCGTTGCCAATTTCGCCGTCATCCTGGCCAGGAATTCTCGTCTGTGCATCGTACCGTTCCGGTAAGACTGTAAGGGATGAGGATCTTAGGACGGTTACGGATACATCGCCATGACAGAGATATCGGATTTCCTGCCACATCGTCCCAGCCATCTGGCGGCCCGTACGGTTGTTTTCATCGCCTTCGACGGCGCCGAGCCGCTGGACCTGATGGGGCCGATCGGTGTGTTCTCGCGCGCAGAAGAACTCGCGCCGGGCAGCTACGCGCTGCGCGTGGCCTCGGTCGACGGCGCCCTGCTCAGGACGCGGTCGCCGCTGAGCCTGGCCGGCATCGTTCCCTTGTCGTCCATCGAGGGGCGACTGGACACGGTCCTGGTGGCCGGTGGCCATGAGCAAGCCATCCACCAGGCCGCCACAGAAGTCGCCCTAGTGGAGTGGCTGAACCGCCGCGGCCGGCAGGCGCGGCGCATCGGCAGCATCTGTACCGGCGCCTTCGTCCTGGGTGCGGCGGGCTTGCTGGATGGACGGTATGTCACCACGCACTGGGCCGCCGTGGATCTGTTGCAGCAATACTTCCCCAAGGCCAAGGTCGATCCCGACGCGATCTACCGGATCGATGGCCCGATCTGCACCTCGGCCGGCGTCACCACCGGCATCGACCTGGCGCTGGCCCTGGTGCGGGATGACCTGGGCCAGGAAATCGCCAGCGCCATCGCGCGCGACCTTGTGCTGTTCCTGCATCGCCCGGGGCGGCAGCAACAGATCAGCGCCACGCTGGTGGCGCAGCAATCGGCGGGCGACCTGTTTTCGGCGCTGCTGGTCTGGATGCTCGATCATCCGCAGGAGGACATGAGCGTGAATGCACTCGCCGAACGTGCAGCGATGAGCCCCCGCAATTTCGCCCGCCGATTCCTGCGCGAAGTCGGCAAGCCGCCGGGACAATATGTCCTTGAACTGCGCATCGACCATGCCTGCCGCCATCTTGAAAAAACCGGCTGGAGCATTGAGCGTATCGCCGAGCGCAGCGGCTTGAAGAATGCCGACACCCTGCATCGGGTCTTTCGCCAGCATCTGGGCATGACGCCGGCGCAATACAGGGCGCGTCTGGCCGAAGAATAATCAAGACTTTTTCGTAAAGAAGCACGCCAGCTTGCGCGCTTCTATCGACCTCAGCCTCAGCCTCGCGCATTCACGCCATGATCAGTGAGCGATGCACACTCACCCCTGCCATCACGCCCGACGCCGACGCCATGGTGCCATTGCTGAACACCAGCGCCGCATCGCCGGCGGCGAACACATTGGCCACCGAGGTCTGGCGCATGTCATCGGTGCGGATGTAGGGTCCCATCGGCCCCTGCTCGAAGGCGCAGCCCAACTGCATGGCCAGCGGACTGGACATGTGGACGCGCGGCCCCACGAAGATCGCACCGATGGGCAGGGTGCGACCATCGGCCAGCTCCACCGCATCGATCTCGGGCGCGCTGCCGAGGATCCTGACGACGGGTGTGCGCTCGATGACGACGCCGCGTTTGCACATCTGTTTCAGTTCCGCCTCTTCCGGTTCAAACTGGCCCTGGGTGAAATAGGTGGTCGGCCCCCAGTCCGGCAGCAGGATGCCCTGGTGGGTGGAGTGCGGCGAGGTGGCGATCACGCCCAGCCTGCGGTCGCGGACTTCGTAACCGTGGCAATAAGGACAATGAATCGCGGTCTGCCCCCAGCGCTCCTGCAGGCCAGGAATGGCCGGCAGCTCGTCGCGCACGCCGGTGGCGAGGATCAGCCGGCGCGCGCGGAAATGGCGACCATCTTCCAGCGTCACGCTGGCGCCGTCGGCATCGGCGCTCGCCTGTTCGGCGTAGGCCACGACCAGTTCGAAGCTGGGATAGGCCATCAATTGCTCCACCGCGATGGCCATGATCTCATGCGGCGGCGTACCGTCCTGGCCGAGAAAACCGTGGGAAGCATCCGAGAAACGATTTCGCGGCTGGCCGGCATCGATCATCAGGACCGTGCGGCGGGCGCGTACCAGTTGCATGGCGGCCGATGCGCCGGCAAAGCTGGCGCCGACGACGATGACATCGTATTGCATGGTGTCTCCTTTCAAGAGCGCAGGCGTGAG is drawn from Herbaspirillum seropedicae and contains these coding sequences:
- a CDS encoding SDR family NAD(P)-dependent oxidoreductase, giving the protein MAKRFEDKVVVVTGGSEGIGLATAKLFAAEGARVYVSGRRADKLEQAVREIGNGAVGVPGDAAKLDDLDRLYARVQADHGRLDVLFANAGTASTEAKPLGMIGEEDFDGLFNLNVRGLLFSVQKALPLMSQGGAIVLNGSVAGVKGFPGQSLYNASKAAVRSFARSWTADLKERGIRVNVVAPGGTETRLMRDYLEARPGMEDVLKQVVPLGRLGEPDEIGRAVLFLASAESSYIAGVELFVDGGSVAV
- a CDS encoding NADP-dependent oxidoreductase, producing MTPATMKAIQQHAFGGPEVLRYEDAPVPELQPGEVLVRVHAVGLNPPDWYLREGYKMLPPEWQPTVAFPLILGTDISGVVEAVADDVKDFAVGDEVYSMVRFPSGLAGGSRAYAQYVSVAASEIALKPQRISHAQAAAAPMSLLTAWQFMIELGHDIQNPLQPHRHEPVPLKDKTVVVNGAAGGVGHFALQLAKWKGARVIAIGSGGHEAFLRDLGADEFIDYTRSAAEDVLSDVDLVIDAVGGPASGRFLRTLKRGGALFPIFPLGFSGAEEAARLGVNVSTTQVRSSGAQLQQLAGLLDSGVVRVAIDSTFALQDAGKAHERAAQGHIRGKIVLSVIDQG
- a CDS encoding GlxA family transcriptional regulator, yielding MTEISDFLPHRPSHLAARTVVFIAFDGAEPLDLMGPIGVFSRAEELAPGSYALRVASVDGALLRTRSPLSLAGIVPLSSIEGRLDTVLVAGGHEQAIHQAATEVALVEWLNRRGRQARRIGSICTGAFVLGAAGLLDGRYVTTHWAAVDLLQQYFPKAKVDPDAIYRIDGPICTSAGVTTGIDLALALVRDDLGQEIASAIARDLVLFLHRPGRQQQISATLVAQQSAGDLFSALLVWMLDHPQEDMSVNALAERAAMSPRNFARRFLREVGKPPGQYVLELRIDHACRHLEKTGWSIERIAERSGLKNADTLHRVFRQHLGMTPAQYRARLAEE
- a CDS encoding NAD(P)/FAD-dependent oxidoreductase, with the translated sequence MQYDVIVVGASFAGASAAMQLVRARRTVLMIDAGQPRNRFSDASHGFLGQDGTPPHEIMAIAVEQLMAYPSFELVVAYAEQASADADGASVTLEDGRHFRARRLILATGVRDELPAIPGLQERWGQTAIHCPYCHGYEVRDRRLGVIATSPHSTHQGILLPDWGPTTYFTQGQFEPEEAELKQMCKRGVVIERTPVVRILGSAPEIDAVELADGRTLPIGAIFVGPRVHMSSPLAMQLGCAFEQGPMGPYIRTDDMRQTSVANVFAAGDAALVFSNGTMASASGVMAGVSVHRSLIMA
- a CDS encoding NAD(P)H-dependent flavin oxidoreductase; translated protein: MPRSLSTPLTRKFGIDFPIVQGPMNGGSTPEMVAAVSNAGGIGALAAANFDVQTMRTKVNAIRSLTTKPFCVNLFVLETPAPTPGEIRDALDRLQPIRAELGLPPAAAPERYCEEFREQLDALIALKAPVASFTFGLLDAASIERLHAAGSLVIGTATNVAEALAWQANGADAICAQGAEAGGHRGTFIGHPDASMIGTLALVPQIVDAVALPVIAAGGIMDGRGIAAALTLGAQAAQLGTAFLMTAESPIHAAWQEKIRLSTDTSTRTTRTFTGRPARGILNDFMLRMGRYEQELPAYPVQHALTTEIRKAAGQANRPEFMSLWAGQAAGMSRRRAEAIPAAELVRVLVAETQAALA
- a CDS encoding DJ-1/PfpI family protein; the encoded protein is MSANADVAPPRPAKRKRPLVAIVADNIGTETTDLMIPHAILTRSGAADVVVVSPLAGSITLMPALSMTSQQTLDAFDAMHPEGADYVIVPAFHGEGDARIIAWIKKQFAGDAFIAGICEGAKVLGKAGLLDGRDATTHWYAIDDLRSAHPTLRWIRDRRYVVDRSVMTTTGVTASIPASLAIVEAIAGAAAARRLAAQLGLAGYSAQHESAGFQLEARHLWRVIANRAAFYLHEEVRILVEPGVDGIALALTADPWSRTYRSQAVLIAQQSEVMSQDGLLLHAQPVQADADKNSKASGLTLTLAGDIPPAAHLERSLGAISQRYGRSTADLVALQLEYAWRDLQGISG
- a CDS encoding TetR/AcrR family transcriptional regulator gives rise to the protein MRADAKKNYDHLLNVARTVFMEQGSDASLRDIARRAEVGLGTLYRHFPTREALLEALLRSSFEALAERADELQAADDSAAALMEWLQEIIAFTHEHRGVIAPMVSAIEDHESALHASCVSLRAAGAALLSRAQADGKARADLDGAELFDLIAALAWLREQPSHASRADRIFGIISGAVLNTGKSIARR